Proteins encoded together in one Flavobacterium keumense window:
- a CDS encoding bifunctional folylpolyglutamate synthase/dihydrofolate synthase — translation MNYPETLNWLFNQLPMYQLQGASAYKKDLTNVHLLMDYLEHPEDQLQCIHVAGTNGKGSSSHMLASVLQEAGYKVGLYTSPHLKDFRERIKINGVMISEDFVCDFVNQHQSFFEANDMSFFEMTVGLAFDYFDKEKIDIAVIEVGMGGRLDATNIITPLVSVITNIGLDHTQFLGNTLAAVATEKAGIIKRNIPVVIGEYTPETQPVFLATAKVNQSNIYFASDLIATTYPSDLVGDYQVHNKKTVLQTLTVLNQYTSFQTTESHWKKGLSQVVKNIGLQGRWQQLGKSPKIICDTAHNTHGLTIVLNQIQKESFDQLHFVLGVVNDKDLDEVLPLFPKNAIYYFCKPNIPRGLETDILHKKASSFGLNGKIYNSVSAAYTKAKQNAQPSDFIYVGGSTFVVAEIL, via the coding sequence ATGAACTACCCAGAAACCCTAAACTGGCTCTTTAATCAACTCCCGATGTACCAACTTCAGGGGGCTTCGGCATATAAAAAAGACTTGACGAACGTTCATTTACTTATGGACTATTTGGAACATCCCGAAGACCAACTGCAATGTATTCATGTAGCGGGAACTAATGGCAAAGGCTCAAGTTCTCACATGTTGGCCTCAGTTCTTCAAGAAGCGGGATATAAAGTAGGTTTGTACACCTCGCCTCATTTAAAAGACTTTAGAGAACGCATCAAAATCAATGGAGTGATGATTTCCGAAGACTTTGTTTGTGATTTCGTCAACCAACACCAATCGTTTTTTGAAGCCAATGACATGAGTTTTTTCGAAATGACTGTTGGATTGGCTTTTGATTATTTTGACAAAGAAAAAATAGACATTGCCGTTATTGAAGTCGGCATGGGCGGACGATTAGATGCCACCAACATCATTACGCCTCTAGTTTCGGTGATTACGAATATCGGTTTAGACCACACGCAGTTCTTAGGCAACACTTTAGCGGCAGTTGCAACAGAAAAAGCAGGCATCATCAAACGCAATATTCCAGTAGTCATTGGTGAATACACTCCCGAAACCCAGCCGGTTTTTTTGGCTACAGCCAAAGTAAATCAAAGCAACATCTACTTTGCTTCTGATTTGATTGCAACGACTTATCCGTCTGACTTAGTTGGCGATTACCAAGTGCATAACAAAAAGACAGTCCTACAAACCCTAACCGTTTTAAATCAATATACTTCCTTCCAGACTACCGAATCGCATTGGAAAAAAGGATTATCTCAAGTGGTGAAGAATATAGGTTTACAAGGACGCTGGCAGCAGTTAGGCAAATCTCCCAAAATAATTTGCGATACAGCACACAATACCCATGGTCTTACTATTGTTTTAAACCAAATCCAAAAAGAATCTTTTGACCAGCTCCATTTTGTTTTAGGTGTAGTAAATGACAAAGATTTGGATGAAGTACTCCCTTTATTTCCAAAAAACGCAATTTATTATTTTTGTAAACCGAATATTCCACGTGGACTTGAAACAGACATTTTGCATAAAAAAGCCAGCTCATTTGGACTAAACGGAAAAATATATAATTCTGTTTCAGCCGCTTACACCAAAGCCAAACAAAATGCACAGCCTTCCGATTTTATCTACGTGGGCGGAAGTACGTTTGTAGTGGCAGAAATTTTATAA
- a CDS encoding acyl-CoA dehydrogenase: MNFSLTEEHKMIQQAARDFAQNELLPGVIERDEKQIFPAEQVKKMGELGFMGMMVDPKYGGSGLDTISYVLAMEEISKVDASASVVMSVNNSLVCWGLQTYGSEEQKQEWLPKLASGEIHGAFCLSEPEAGSDATSQKTTAIDMGDYYLVNGTKNWITNGNTASFYIVIAQTDIAKKSKGINALIMTKDMPGFAVGPKEQKMGIRGSDTHSLMFTDVKVPKANRIGEEGFGFKFAMKTLAGGRIGIASQALGIASGAYELALKYSKERKAFGTEICNHQAIAFKLADMAVSIEAARYLCLKAAWDKDNHHNYDVSGAMAKLYASQVAMDTAVEAVQIHGGNGYVKEYHVERLMRDAKITQIYEGTSEIQKIVISRAVLAD, translated from the coding sequence ATGAATTTTAGTCTGACCGAAGAACATAAGATGATTCAACAAGCGGCACGTGATTTTGCTCAAAATGAATTACTACCAGGTGTAATTGAACGAGATGAAAAACAAATTTTTCCAGCAGAACAGGTTAAAAAGATGGGAGAATTGGGTTTTATGGGTATGATGGTAGATCCAAAATATGGAGGTAGCGGACTCGATACGATTTCGTATGTACTAGCAATGGAAGAAATTTCTAAAGTAGATGCCTCTGCTTCGGTGGTGATGTCCGTAAATAATTCTTTGGTTTGTTGGGGCTTGCAAACCTATGGCTCCGAAGAACAAAAACAAGAATGGTTGCCTAAATTGGCTTCGGGTGAAATTCATGGCGCTTTTTGTTTGAGCGAACCAGAAGCAGGAAGTGATGCTACTTCGCAAAAAACTACTGCCATCGATATGGGGGATTATTATTTGGTTAACGGAACTAAAAATTGGATAACCAATGGGAATACGGCCTCTTTTTATATTGTGATTGCACAAACTGATATCGCTAAAAAAAGTAAAGGAATCAACGCCTTGATTATGACCAAAGACATGCCTGGTTTTGCCGTTGGCCCAAAGGAACAAAAAATGGGAATACGTGGTTCTGATACGCATTCGCTGATGTTTACAGATGTAAAAGTTCCTAAAGCCAATCGAATAGGTGAAGAAGGTTTTGGATTTAAGTTTGCTATGAAAACCCTTGCTGGCGGTCGTATAGGAATTGCTTCTCAGGCGTTGGGAATTGCTTCAGGAGCGTATGAATTAGCACTTAAATATTCGAAAGAACGCAAGGCTTTTGGTACTGAAATTTGCAATCATCAAGCTATTGCTTTTAAATTAGCTGATATGGCGGTAAGCATTGAGGCAGCACGTTATTTATGTTTGAAAGCGGCTTGGGACAAAGACAATCATCATAATTATGATGTAAGTGGGGCAATGGCAAAATTGTATGCTTCTCAAGTGGCTATGGATACTGCTGTAGAAGCGGTTCAAATTCATGGAGGTAATGGGTATGTGAAAGAATACCATGTGGAACGTTTGATGCGCGATGCTAAAATT
- a CDS encoding ExbD/TolR family protein codes for MSIKRKRRFHAEVATSSLSDIMFFLLLFFLIISTLANPNVIKMTLPKAQANEKTNKQFISLSVTEDKKFYIDKEPVAFDALESTLMSKMNGEKDQTVVVRIPFNLQVQDLVDVLQIGVRNNLKFVIATSPK; via the coding sequence ATGTCCATTAAACGTAAAAGAAGATTTCATGCTGAAGTGGCGACCTCGTCACTGAGTGATATTATGTTTTTTTTATTGTTGTTTTTTTTGATCATTTCTACTTTAGCTAATCCTAACGTAATTAAAATGACCTTGCCAAAAGCGCAAGCCAATGAAAAAACAAACAAGCAATTCATTAGCCTTTCAGTTACAGAAGATAAAAAATTCTATATTGACAAAGAGCCTGTTGCTTTTGATGCTTTAGAGAGTACCTTGATGTCCAAAATGAATGGAGAAAAAGACCAAACGGTCGTGGTGCGAATTCCGTTTAATTTACAAGTACAAGATTTAGTTGATGTGCTACAAATTGGAGTCCGAAACAATTTAAAATTTGTGATTGCCACGAGTCCTAAATAA
- a CDS encoding MotA/TolQ/ExbB proton channel family protein, with protein MFSLLQLQSDTLANAASNVVVEKIATNNEISVLEFIVKGGFFLIPIAILLFYTIYVIIERYLYISKASTIDNRLMLDIRDQLHSGNLDLARSIAERSNSASGNILKEGILVIGRPIAEIESNMDRAADIEIAQMESRLGHLGLIAGIAPTLGFIGTISGVIKIFYSISVTENISIGNISGGLYEKMISSGSGLIVGIIAYSAYHLLNGKIDNFALKIQKQILEFVNIIQKA; from the coding sequence ATGTTTAGTTTACTACAATTACAGTCTGACACCCTTGCTAATGCTGCCTCTAATGTGGTGGTGGAAAAAATTGCAACTAATAACGAAATCTCGGTATTAGAGTTTATAGTTAAAGGTGGTTTCTTTTTGATTCCTATTGCTATTTTATTGTTTTATACTATTTATGTAATCATTGAACGTTACTTATACATAAGTAAAGCTTCAACTATTGACAATCGTTTGATGTTAGATATTCGCGATCAATTGCATTCAGGGAATTTGGATTTGGCAAGATCAATTGCAGAAAGAAGTAATTCGGCATCTGGAAATATATTGAAAGAAGGAATTTTGGTAATTGGAAGACCTATTGCCGAAATTGAATCAAATATGGACCGTGCTGCCGATATCGAAATTGCTCAAATGGAAAGCCGTCTAGGACATTTAGGTTTGATTGCAGGTATTGCACCTACATTAGGGTTTATTGGGACTATTTCGGGTGTTATTAAGATTTTTTACAGCATTTCAGTAACTGAGAATATTAGTATTGGAAACATTTCTGGAGGGTTGTACGAAAAAATGATTAGTAGTGGTTCTGGTCTTATTGTAGGTATTATTGCATATAGTGCTTACCACTTGTTGAATGGTAAAATCGATAATTTTGCCTTGAAGATTCAGAAACAAATTTTAGAGTTTGTCAATATTATTCAAAAAGCATAA
- a CDS encoding energy transducer TonB, with amino-acid sequence MSFTPSTDQKKSLAFSLLIYAAMLLILFFIRFWPPSNLAELTGGGGGGVSVNFGDSDLGSGSNYKSEVLEVQNQVKETPTAVTPEEAVIAQENSTEESVVIPKKEKTDQKTTVVKDEAKPEVVKPKVANTTNDALSSLLKGSNKGGDGDDKTAGNKGKSNGSLSATSYYGNGGSGGGTGGGNGTGNGIGNGSGYGAGSGGGSGNGIGGGYSLGNRKAISKPAPKYTCNEEGKVVVEVAVDRNGRTISAIAGIKGTTKR; translated from the coding sequence ATGAGTTTTACTCCTTCTACAGACCAAAAAAAATCCTTAGCATTTTCGCTGCTTATCTATGCCGCAATGTTGTTGATTTTATTTTTCATCCGATTTTGGCCGCCATCTAATTTGGCAGAGCTAACCGGTGGTGGCGGAGGTGGTGTTTCTGTAAATTTTGGAGACAGTGATCTAGGTTCGGGTAGCAATTACAAAAGCGAGGTACTTGAAGTCCAAAACCAAGTAAAAGAAACTCCAACAGCAGTTACTCCAGAAGAAGCCGTAATTGCACAAGAAAATAGCACGGAAGAAAGTGTTGTGATTCCGAAAAAAGAAAAAACAGACCAAAAAACAACCGTAGTCAAAGACGAGGCTAAGCCTGAAGTTGTAAAGCCTAAAGTAGCTAACACAACCAACGACGCCTTATCCAGTCTTTTAAAAGGATCTAATAAAGGAGGGGATGGCGATGACAAGACTGCAGGAAACAAAGGAAAATCAAACGGAAGTTTGAGCGCTACAAGTTATTATGGAAACGGTGGTTCCGGAGGAGGAACTGGCGGTGGTAATGGTACTGGAAACGGAATAGGTAATGGAAGTGGCTATGGAGCAGGTTCTGGTGGTGGCTCAGGAAATGGTATTGGAGGAGGCTATTCGTTAGGCAATAGAAAAGCAATTTCAAAACCTGCGCCTAAATATACGTGCAACGAAGAAGGAAAAGTAGTTGTAGAAGTTGCTGTCGATAGAAACGGAAGAACGATCAGCGCCATAGCCGGAATTAAAGGAACTACTAAACGCTAA